A genomic region of Procambarus clarkii isolate CNS0578487 chromosome 30, FALCON_Pclarkii_2.0, whole genome shotgun sequence contains the following coding sequences:
- the LOC123765649 gene encoding complement C1q-like protein 2 produces the protein MVKMHSIRVVSTLLIVMVIGIFAQGGGRFPTHQTTHHTIHHTSTHHSTHHTPHHTTTRHDVRSREEMEAQVSPVLTSRKVAFSVGKATEPFRAVARLHFRDIFTNIGGGWDPASSEFVAPFDGLYFFIFHAIGAKDSDFTLALTKNTTFEVTAYGTLTTYEHGTNSVVLSLKREDKVYLELQQGAIYENPGNETYTTFTGFII, from the exons ATGGTGAAG ATGCACTCGATCCGTGTGGTGTCGACACTGTTGATAGTTATGGTCATAGGGATCTTCGCACAGGGAGGGGGAAGGTTCCCAACCCACCAAACTACCCATCATACTATCCATCATACATCTACACACCATTCAACTCATCATACCCCTCATCATACGACCACGAGGCATGACGTGAGAAGCAGAGAAGAGATGGAGGCTCAAGTGTCTCCAGTGTTAAC AAGCCGGAAAGTAGCTTTCAGTGTTGGTAAAGCTACAGAACCCTTCCGTGCTGTGGCTCGCCTCCACTTCAGG GATATCTTTACCAACATTGGAGGAGGATGGGACCCCGCAAGTAGTGAATTCGTGGCGCCTTTCGACGGATTGTATTTCTTCATTTTTCACGCGATCGGGGCAAAAGATTCGGACTTTAC ACTGGCTTTAACGAAGAATACGACCTTCGAAGTGACTGCTTATGGTACTCTGACAACGTATGAACACGGCACCAATTCGGTCGTGTTGTCGCTGAAGCGGGAGGACAAAGTGTACCTGGAGCTCCAGCAGGGCGCAATCTATGAGAATCCAGGCAATGAAACTTACACAACCTTCACTGGCTTCATTATTTAA